One region of Sulfurisphaera ohwakuensis genomic DNA includes:
- a CDS encoding PqqD family protein, translated as MNFDEVKNLKPQKIGEFLDKSEDGEGYIVKVSEDKVYELAPIAYYVWDLCDGEKTVDQIVTQISQEANLSVEQVRDPILMVLDELKKASLISM; from the coding sequence ATGAATTTTGATGAAGTAAAGAATTTAAAACCACAAAAAATAGGAGAATTCCTAGATAAAAGTGAAGATGGAGAAGGATATATAGTTAAAGTTTCAGAGGATAAGGTTTACGAATTAGCACCTATAGCTTATTATGTTTGGGACTTATGTGATGGAGAAAAAACTGTTGATCAAATCGTAACTCAAATTAGTCAAGAGGCAAACTTATCTGTTGAACAAGTTCGTGACCCTATATTAATGGTTCTAGATGAGTTGAAAAAGGCCTCACTCATAAGTATGTAA
- a CDS encoding OB-fold nucleic acid binding domain-containing protein gives MGEEKINNLKPGMENVNVTVRVLEATEAKVIQTKNGARTISEAIVGDDTGRVKLTLWGKLAGSIKEGMVVKIDNAWTTAYKGKVQLNAGSKSQISEVNDESFPQADQIPDTTPSAGEYRRPFRGGRRQGRGGRRPRFEEESGEEE, from the coding sequence ATGGGAGAAGAGAAAATAAATAATCTAAAACCAGGAATGGAAAATGTTAATGTAACTGTAAGAGTTTTAGAAGCAACAGAAGCAAAAGTTATACAAACAAAAAATGGTGCTAGGACGATAAGTGAAGCTATAGTTGGTGACGATACTGGTAGGGTAAAACTAACATTATGGGGTAAATTAGCTGGTTCTATAAAGGAGGGAATGGTAGTAAAGATAGACAATGCATGGACTACTGCTTATAAGGGGAAGGTCCAGTTAAATGCTGGTAGCAAATCACAAATTTCAGAAGTAAATGATGAATCTTTTCCGCAAGCGGATCAAATTCCAGATACTACTCCATCAGCTGGAGAGTATAGGAGACCTTTCAGAGGAGGAAGAAGACAAGGCAGAGGAGGAAGAAGACCAAGATTTGAAGAAGAGAGTGGTGAGGAAGAATGA
- a CDS encoding molybdopterin-binding protein: MRAILDDKNLLLAEDALRIFINETSPKPIGVEEVDILDSLNRVSAEYVFSPIDLPPFSRSTVDGYAIIDSETPGEFTVIDKISIGEYKEIEIKDKEAVEVDTGSIIPENATAVIKVEETERKGDKIFVGRKVRFGENIGFIGSDIPKGFEILKPGEIIKAEKIALLASVGITKVKVFKRPKIYIITTGDELIEPGKPLQKGKIYESNSFYLYAKLKSEGYDIIGYTHVRDDKELIKEELLKGLDLADVVILTGGTSAGEKDFVHQVIRELGKIIVHGLKFKPGKPTILATVKGKAVIGLPGNIVSTVMITERVINKYLSIVAGKELTDEIKVKAILLNDAKADKNRYTYLPVYLFKKDEKYFALSIPFDSYMIGTFSVADGYIGLEPAEEHKEGEEVYVYLKRLDLRPTYIGEEEPKLLKLFSEFRKIPLGSYPALKALKYGIGDVIVISNLYDNSISGEYVYKRKILQNGNGEKIVGYHDWIGLSRMVQNSSIKLRYVSLSPNFIGKATVIAPDTIISEGKEIGEEKLIIVCKDEYKSKLKTLS; this comes from the coding sequence ATGCGAGCCATATTAGACGATAAGAACTTACTTTTGGCTGAAGATGCATTAAGGATTTTCATTAATGAAACTTCTCCTAAACCCATTGGGGTAGAAGAGGTTGATATACTAGACTCATTAAATAGGGTTTCCGCTGAATATGTTTTTTCTCCAATTGACTTACCACCATTTTCAAGATCTACTGTTGATGGTTATGCTATAATTGACTCAGAAACTCCAGGAGAGTTTACTGTAATTGATAAGATTAGTATAGGAGAATATAAGGAGATTGAAATAAAAGATAAAGAAGCTGTAGAAGTTGATACTGGTTCTATAATTCCAGAAAATGCCACAGCTGTAATTAAGGTCGAAGAAACTGAAAGAAAGGGAGATAAAATCTTTGTAGGAAGAAAAGTAAGATTTGGAGAAAATATTGGATTTATAGGAAGCGATATTCCTAAAGGGTTTGAAATTTTAAAGCCTGGAGAAATCATTAAGGCTGAAAAAATAGCACTTTTAGCTTCTGTTGGAATAACAAAGGTTAAAGTATTTAAAAGACCTAAAATCTATATAATAACAACCGGAGATGAACTAATAGAGCCGGGAAAGCCGTTACAGAAAGGAAAGATTTATGAATCTAATTCATTTTATCTTTATGCTAAACTAAAATCAGAAGGATATGACATTATTGGTTATACTCATGTAAGGGACGATAAGGAATTGATCAAAGAAGAGTTACTTAAAGGTTTAGATTTAGCAGATGTGGTGATATTAACTGGAGGTACAAGTGCTGGTGAGAAGGATTTTGTCCATCAAGTAATTAGAGAATTAGGTAAAATTATAGTTCATGGATTAAAGTTTAAACCGGGAAAACCAACAATTTTAGCTACCGTAAAAGGAAAAGCAGTAATAGGTCTTCCAGGCAATATTGTTTCAACTGTTATGATAACTGAAAGGGTAATAAATAAATATCTCTCAATAGTAGCTGGAAAAGAATTAACAGACGAAATTAAAGTTAAAGCAATATTACTAAACGATGCAAAAGCTGATAAGAACCGTTACACTTATCTTCCAGTATATTTGTTTAAAAAAGATGAAAAATACTTTGCTTTAAGTATACCCTTTGATAGCTATATGATAGGAACTTTTTCAGTGGCTGATGGTTATATAGGTCTTGAGCCTGCTGAAGAGCATAAAGAGGGAGAAGAAGTTTATGTATATTTAAAGAGATTGGATTTAAGACCTACTTATATAGGAGAAGAAGAACCTAAATTACTTAAATTGTTCTCAGAATTTAGAAAAATTCCCTTAGGTTCTTACCCAGCATTAAAAGCTCTTAAATACGGAATTGGTGACGTTATTGTAATTAGTAATCTTTACGATAACTCAATATCTGGTGAATATGTGTATAAGAGAAAAATATTACAAAACGGTAATGGAGAAAAGATTGTGGGTTATCATGATTGGATTGGATTAAGCAGAATGGTTCAAAATTCTTCTATAAAATTACGTTATGTATCTTTATCTCCTAATTTTATCGGTAAGGCTACAGTAATAGCGCCAGACACTATTATCAGTGAAGGTAAGGAAATTGGTGAAGAAAA